The Lutzomyia longipalpis isolate SR_M1_2022 chromosome 2, ASM2433408v1 DNA window acatGTTATGTGCGAtggatgaaaatttctcttgagGGTGCTTTTTAGCTCTAAAGAGCGAACTTTGAGCATAGATGGTGAGATTTTTTGGTTGTATAACGAGAAGATATAAGAAGAGGAGATTTAAAGtgatattctcatttttttggtGGCTAAAATTGTTAGGAAATCACAagatattgattttctcttcagcacaatgcataaataaatttcaccaAGAGTCAAAGGTACGAGAATATATTAGTTTGAACGTTTCTTTTTGGCCTTTTTCGAGTCCCCAAAAGTCACTGTGTGAATTTCGTGAGTGTCATTTTCCTCCACAACTCGCCCCCAACGTTAATCACTCCTCATTAGCTataaatgtatgtacattatatatgtacctatatataaaatgatttcctATGAATTCGGcaacgaaaaaaattcaattttcaaggtgattttctaaatttcatttacaaCACGTTATTTTTCTGTGGGAATTTCTAGCAAATTCCCATCTGTGTTATAGTCAGcaaaaactatatatgtatatgctaTGTAgaatgaagggaaaaaatgttaaaatggagaaaatagacaaaaaaaaaggcttTGGAGAAAAATTGAGCTTCAGAAGTACTTTCACGGTCTTAAATCATTGATATTGCAGCGAGAATTGACGTAAATGAAATCACACGATTCTCTTCTATTACAGCAATCACacgatataatttttataaataaattcaatttttttttgttagtatTACACAATATTTAACTCGTTGTTTAAAATTCATCacagacattttttaaatcatcacgGTGCCACTTCATGAAGCATTGCaattttggcgattctttcgcatcacgaaaatttttatcttttttttcccgtAGCACATCTATTATGGAAAACTTTAgtatagaagttttttttttactttttgtttGGTAAACTATGTAACTATTAAGTTAAAATTTACTGATtgagaaagattttaaaaaaatcacattacaCACCACTAGTttttaagggatttttttgcaatttctctgAAGATTATTGTATAATAATCTTCTTTTGGGAGGAGGGAGGGTTAGAAAACGGGGGTGTTTGCGGTTTAAAATGCTGggttaaaatgcaaaatatttcgtTTTCCGGTCGTTTTGGTCGAGAgaatagttttaaaattaaaagggtATATAAATGggtcaaaaaaataaatattttgaaccgAGCGATTTGGAACTTTGTGAGCGGTTTGAAGGAGTAAGTTACACTGAAAACTAATGTGAAAGTTTTGTGAGAACTTTCCATGTGAATTGGGGACtataataaattcaaccaATGAAAAACCACTGAGTGACTCCTAGTGCCATCTGCCACCAACGAGAAGACTGTGAGTCCACCCACACTCACACTGGGAGAGTATTTTATTATCCTTTTTCGCTCTTCCACCTGATTTCTCACCTGTTTTCTCGTATGTGCcccaagagaaaatttcagtGCAATTAAAGGACAATTTGCCCATTCACCGTGGGAGAGGATGATACTTTGTGGTGGAAACAAAAGGACATTGTCTAAATTGGGCTATTTCACGGGAAAATGCTGCAATTTAGCAacagaaaaaatataggtataaCACACAGTACATATCTACATTCAACAAACAGCgctcatcaaaaaatataataccAGAGACATTTCCGGAACAGGTGAATTATTCATGAAATTGCGAATATCCGGTTAATTTTCATTCGTAATTTCCGCAACTGCCTCATTTCTTCCGCCTCACTGACAATGAGTTCAacgaaaatgtttaaaatgtatGTCTTGATCCTTGCATTtgcaaatcaataaaatgcccCGGCGACAGAATATGGTTGATCAACAAGTATCCTTGCAATTTCACCATTTGGTCACGTAAGGAATATTTACGTTTTGAGCAAGGttttatatgcaaaaaagCATTGGTGGGGGAGGAGCGTAAAAAGCCCATAATGCTCCCCGTTAGTTTTGGagcaaaactttaatttattcatctctGCGTTTGAAAGTGATTTGCTCCATGCAAGACCTTATTTCTCAGGAATTTTCATCATCTATGTCTCACTAATGTGTGCACCATCCATGTTCATGCGATGGCACGAAAAGCATGTTTTCTTGgaattatgtggaaaattctctatacaatataaaaaatcaaagacaaactctttaaaaaattaatgtattttctttatgatttttgctccttattttaaaatacttgAATTAATAAGTTCAAAACGCAAACgtacaattaaaattgtagTTTAGTcgtaaaaattgcattaaataacTTTTCGTCTCGCATggaaataataaagttttcaaacttgtcttttatgcataaaatttgTCGTGCCACTTTGAGGAAATATGAACCAAatcaaattttgcaatatataaCTTTTGCCAATTTACATCGTGataattccaattaaaatttcttccacTCAATAGGAGTTGTATTTCGTGATATTCTATACATTTttgagaaaagctcaaaagtatAATTACCTATGTAATTCAAAAGatacataaattatgtaaaagaaTCAAGCAAAAATTTGCCTTTCAAATCAAATTCATTGCGTACTGATGTACCGAATAAAGGTAGAGAGCAGTATATGTATACAGTCCTATATATTCATCCCTATATCTATCTAAACCCtttatggaaaaatgtatgtaGTTTATGAGAGCAATATATTAAAACATAAGGGTTTTGTCATAAATTCTCCGTAATTTTGTaactatatatttatataaaagtgTTTTGGGATTAGCATTTACTCACTCAGCTGTTGTATCCTTCGGTGCTAATATGGCATGTGGAAGAATCCAATTTGAGATAGCCACTCGCGGAGcacttttcattaaaatgaatgtATACCTTCCAAAATCACGAGGGTGAACTTTTAACACCTCGATAAAATCTCTCTTTACATTAACacaatttataatttactCCCTTCTCTTAAACAACAATGCCACGCTTTTTTTCGCAACTTCAATGTACTCCCTCAGTGGGTGGGCTTAATTGCTTCATTTCACCACTTTACATGAAAATGTTCCGTTagcttttcatttcttttccacGACTCTTTTCCAATCAATTACTCGCCTTTTTGCAAATGAACTTGGATTTTTTATGTcgaatttcattttccttgCCCAAGAGGCTCTCCTCTCTTTGTTCAGGCTATTCAGGTGCGATAACTTCCTGAaagaaaagatataaaatttacatGAGAAAAAGATTACATTTTAGCTCTGGCATATTGAatgaaatgagttttttttatgttgaacaCAATCTGGATAATTAATTTCCTGTCCATCGATATTGGGGGGTAAATGTGATGAATTTACAGCGTTTAATGGGTCAGTGCAGAGTGGCAATTGGTTGAtagtttgaattaattttaatttcagtaAATGAGATGTTAAGCCCCCAAAAGGCTTATGGGCATCAATTGATATCATCGTTGATGGAACTTTATTGTCAATTTAGTTGGGTGGCAAAGTACACGGAATTTGCATTCATTTGCCTATCATCGTATTCTCACAGTCTCATGAAAATCGTGCTCAAGTGCTCCTTAGCAGGCAATGTTGTACACCTTTTATGAAGATATTCACAAAATCAACCCCCCCGTCACTACATATATgtaatacatatatttatttctcaatacaCATTTCCAACCAATTGTCAGAGCAAAATGTGTGTGTCGCACAAGATACAGGGTGATGGTATATACTGTTGGAAAATTCCCCCGAGACTATGCCCTTAtcagttttcatttttatactctttttttctcccttttttgGGCGGGAGTGATAgactcatgaaaatttcaaggcattttttttcgaaaatgaggtgtactagagagaggaaaaagtaTTGATTTAGATGGCGAGAAATGGGAGTAATTCATTGCGATAGATTTTTAGTATTTCATAGCGTTCTGAATCACATAAAATTCCACCACGCAGGAGAAGGAAAGCAAACCACCCTCACCCGAAAAGAAGTTCGATGGAATTTTCACGGAAATGATGACTCTTTGTACTTCACTTTTTTTGATATTACTCACGTAAAATACACCAAGGGATGAAGATGTACATTGAGTTGAACAATTTGTGAAGCTTTAGGGAGAGATTTTCATTCACTGTGCACACAAGTTGAAGCTAAAATGATGGATTTTTAGTGTAATCGAGAGTCACGAATGttgggtggaaaaattgaCAGTACGAAGAGGAGGACCCATTTGAAGACTTTCTTACTgattgtattttcttcatggTAAATGTGTGGGATCCCTGGCACTAACACACCCTCAAGGTGGGGGAGCATTACTGACAGACACTGTGGAGGGATTTTGCCAAAGAATCCCTACAAATATCAATGTGAAACTCCTACAAAATCAACAGCTTTGCGCCTTTTCCCAAAGCTTTGCATAAAAagcattcaaaattttctttaaataaaaatccacaACAATCCTtctataattattaattaatttttaatatgtttattacaatttcattgtgggatttttaaaaatttcaacccCCAAAAAACTGACAGACTGTCGGCATTAATATGATGCCCCATCCAATGATATATACAACCACGCTATATGTATGTTTCTAGCGGGGGTGTTATGCGCCCCAGATATGCGCAAACGTTTCCTGTCATAAACATACGAAGACCAGCAGTGAAAAAACCACCCTCTGAGGAAAATCATCAACCTAATTTTCCCACGGAAGTCTTTTATCCCACCTTGTCActcaaaaaatccataaattcCCCTCTAGAGTGCGATACATTCATGACTAATCACTGGACGCAggaaatggatatttttttgtcttgtcTTTTTGGCTACACGAGCAACTCGTGGTGCAATGACCAAggtgcataaaaaattcatggTGCTTGCAGAAAGTTGGCAAAAACGCATTGAGTGCGAAAGTCCATATGACGTGGGTattggcgccaaaaattgcTGAGAGCATGCATTAAGTATGGTGAGCTGGGTGAGCTGGATGGGTATAAAAGGTGGTGCATTCtgtttggaaaatcattcgaGAAGTCACTCACAGTTCCAGAACATCTCAAAACAATCCAAACAACAAGATGAAATTCTTCGTAGTCTTCACCGTTGCGGTCGTCTTCGCCGCCTTCGCTGTTGCTGCCCCATCTGCCGAGGAAGTTGAAGCTGAGGCAACTGCCCTTTCTTCCGCTGAAGCCACTGATGATGAAGTCGTGAGGGCCAAGAAATCAACATACGGACACCACGGTGGACACGAAAGCCACGGCTATGGACACCATGGCGGTCACCACGGTGGACACGGCTACGGACACCATGGAGGACACCACGGTGGTCACGGATATGCCCACGCTGGACCAGCCAAGAGCTACGCCTACCACTCGCCAGCTCCCCATGTACCATGCGGTCACAACCTTCTCTTCGGATGCCACCCCAGCGTAGCTCCAGTCCCATGCGCCGCCCACCACGGATACGGACACCACCACGGTGGATACGGACACCACGGCTATTAAGCATCCTGGACTCATTCTCTCCCGTTGCCCATGCTGAAGAAAAACTGATGAAATGACTCGATAGTGtagtagaaaatttttgatctttgcaataaatgttaatatttttaaattttggtcTTATATCTTCtccgaattttcttgattgaTCTTCTCTCTTGGCTTCTTCTTATTGGCTTTTTCTACTCTTGCATTGCAACTTATTTTGGAATTCATCgaacaacaaaaattttcaatttgattttcgttttcttgaaaaattctttctacaGAGAACTTTAAACAAATTTCTCACTCTAACTTCAAAAAAATAGGTGaaagttaagatttttgaaaaaatatataggtctcagaattaatgataaatctcataaaatatgACTCTTAAATAGtcagaaaaattaaggaaaaataactttgaatTTCAGAGCAATTTTTTGTACATTAGGtactttgaaagttttttcacaattaatttttttttgaagaattttcaaaaaaaatgtaaaaaatagtTGTTTCAATAatatgatgaatttatttttcttcattaagaTTTTAAATCATCTTCAATCTTCTAACAAAGAGATACAAAAGTCTTTATTCTTCCAATTCAGGTACCTACTGTTTTCAAATAGAAGTATTGTCTTTTATCCAATCTCTAACATATGCAACGCGAGAATAAACTCCAGGATAACTTTTCATCGCACAACCAAGTCCCCAGGATACAACCCCAACTAGCACATCTCCATGACTTAGTGGGCCACCGGAAtctcctaaaaaaatataagaaagttttttaattgaaatatatgcGTTTACAAAcacaaaatacataataacCGGAAATACTCACCTTGGCATGCATCCTTTCCACCTTGCTCGAATCCAGCACATATCATCCTGTCTGTTATCCCGCCATATACGGAGTAAgctttattgcaattttcttgattaactTTGGGTACAACAACAGCTCGTAGCTTTGCGTTAGTCTCATTGGTATTTTGGGTCTCTCCCCATCCAGATACCACAAGTAATGTCTCATCCTCCACATCTTCATCTTGACTCGGTAATTTGATGGCATTAcacttttcattaaatttcagaGGTTTATCTAATTCCACAATCGAAAAATCATAATCAACTGTTTCGCTGTTGTAGTCTGGATGCTCAATAATATTCTTGACCTTTGCGTAATTGCCTTCCTTTCCGTGGTAGCTGGATCCTGTTCGTACTCTGAACTTATTTGCACTTGACCCACTtacagaagagaaaaaaaagtatttcaatttgaaattaaatattaaattttattaatcacaAAATGTACCTTGTACAGTGAGCAGCTGTTAGTATGTATCGTTCACTTATTATAGAACCACCACAGATGTGCCTTCTGGATAACTGTAGCGATACTTGAAAGGGAAAGTCTTCAATATTTACTTCATAACCACCCACAATTCTTCCATCAGATATGGgttttgggagaaatttcaaattattacaCAGCGCACTCCCTAATAACGCACAAATTATTATCAGAAAACGTATCATGATGCTATACGCACGCTAAACTCACATTGAATGCTATTCATTCAACTGGGGCAGGAGTTTTTATATACGAAAACTGGTGTTCTTGAAATGCACGGAAAACAGTCTTATCACAAAGTTCAAGATCTTCAGCTGTTAAATTTGATGTCAGGTGATAGTACAAATAACAATTTCTCGTGGTGTGAAAATGACCTCAAGATTAccgaattatttattaaactcAACCTCTATTCAGTTCATTACTCGAATTGTTCTCTCACTCTTGCTTAATTTAAAGCttctgaaaaaatattgtcttGGTTCCTTTTACgaagtaggggagaccggggtaaaaatagtcattttggaattttcaaatgccaatttctcccaaaatataaatcggaaaaatcggaaaaaattagggtgcaaagccctaccaacctataatttttgacagtaatttggaggttatccgatcagtactttaggagttaaaaatgaaaatagatttttggcccatttcccaaacttttgcgtattgagaaaaacgcgttttccgaacatttccttcagcagttttcccatctgataatttttctcactagctggattagtgcagaaaatgttgccaaggtgtattcttcaataacttttaatgatttttctctacaattttttgaatcaaaacataccccttggggtagatcaagtcaacccatgtaaatcatatgggagatcgaaatttttggcatattttccatccatttgttgcaaaatggcgtgtttgagaaaatcgcaaaattctctgttttagtgcgtataaaagtgaaattccttgtcgcggatcaaaaggtgagaagtttagctatcaactactatcaatctctcaggtggaaaatcattggaaatgtcggaaaattcgaccgactttatttagccaactggtgactatatttacccgccgcgtttaaaaaaagtcataagcggaagggtttaggaaaagctcgaaaactcatatttcccggggagatagagaaaagtggtctgagacaaagttgtaggtcaggaaatttcctataagaatgacctatcgaggaaattttcttgcccttggggaatcctgcagataaggatttacgcaaattgactatttttaccccggtctcccctaatattATTTCAATGCTTAtgtaataaaacttaaataattttcaattctttcatCATCATAAAATTTCTGGATACTCTAAATACTCGTCAAggacattaaaaattcaaaactgaaattcttttttacaaaatgtttgattcgaaaaatgagaattttcaaattcatcatTACTCTTTGTACAAAACATTCAaactttttgctttgaaaaaggacattttccttaaataatttttaattctttcatcaTCATAAAATTTCTGGATACTCTAAATACTCGTCAAggacattaaaaattcaaaactgaaattccttttcacaaaattttgggttcgaaaaatgagaattttcaacttCATCATTACTCTTTGTACAAAACATTCAaactttttgctttgaaaaaggacattttccttaaataatttttaattctttcatcaTCATAAAATTTCTGGATACTCTAAATACTCGTCAAGGACattagaaattgaaaattaaaattctttttcacaaaatttttggttcgaaaaatgagaattttcaacttCATCATTACTCTTTGTACAAATCATTCatactttttgctttaaaaatgggcattttccttttagataatttttaattctttcatcaTCATAAAATTTAAGGATACTCTAAATACTCGTCATGGACattagaaattgaaaattaaaattctttttcacaaaatttttggttcgaaaaatgagaattttcaacttCATCATTACTCTTTGTACAAAACATTCAaactttttgctttgaaaaaggatattttccttaaataatttttaattctttcatcaTCATAAAATTTCTGGATACTCTAAATACTCGTCAAGGACattagaaattgaaaattaaaattctctttcacaaaattttgggttcgaaaaatgagaattttcaacttCATCATTACTCTTTGTACAAAACATTCAaactttttgctttgaaaaaggacattttccttaaataatttttaattctttcatcaTCATAAAATTTCTGGATACTGTAAATACTCGTCAAGGACattagaaattgaaaattaaaattctttttcacaaaattttgggttcgaaaaatgagaattttcaacttCATCATTACTCTTTGCACAAAACATTCAAACTTTGTGCTTTAAAAATGGGCATTTTCCTTTTAgataattattaattctttcgTGATCATAAAATTCCTGGATAATTCAAATACGAATTcgaaaaaggatattttccttaccaaatgtttcaaatcgtttttaaatttttttaggtaaCTTTTGGCTGATATTTTGTGTTAATAAATGATTCCTTATTTATGTAATAATTGCAAGACTTAATTGTATTAGATCATAAGCTACTTATTCctaaatatgatattttacgttgcaataaaatatcaagaaaaGATAACTGCCCTCCAAATTGACGAATTAGCTTGTTGTGGTGACCTAAGGAtcgtaaataaaagaaataattagaaTTATAGGCATAATATTATTCATTATTTGATAATAAGAACAAACTCTTTAATtacacataaaaattatttcctttgaTAAACCAAATATTGCAcagtaaaacattttaagaacTCTTAGTTAGACATTACATGCTTGCATTTTAGGGTTTAAAACTGTACTTGTGAGaatcaaatgaaatatttaaaccaATGATCTTTTCACATAAGTAATGGCATAATGGTGTATACATAAATCTTCAACGCTAATGTAGAACTGATCAGCATTACATTATCCACAAGACTAAATTCTTCGTGGAGATCTAATTTCTTCAATGgcttcaatgaaattttccgaaGTCagcaaaagataaaaatgaagCGAATGAAGCAAGTGAAATGCAGAACAATCAAGAAGACCAAGATCAAGAACACCAAataagaatgaagaaaatataaagtatataagggtggtattctaggatagagacacctttcaagatcaagataaaaatcaaaataaagaccaagactgtcggtattctactttacgacgaattatccaggaaagtaaaatcaaaatttgcgttatcctacttgtcagtttcttggtttcagcttcgtgccaagaaaactttagcgatatctctttctaacacattaaatttttctattacgctttctcgttcgctctcggatgacaattcaacgaaatttaaacactttatgggaattttttccttatgACCATTACATGCAGGAGCCTTGATTGTATAATATCTGCTATTGTTCCCAGGCAATATCGCTCCGGGAATAGAATGAATATTGTCGGAGAGGTGCTTTCTGCCTCCAGATTATGATAATTTGGTGGTAACTGTACCCCCAATGATGGGTATGcttctgcaaaattttgaatttttcttaggaatcgtggtcacttcttcttgctattgatggagtgacctccggattatGGATC harbors:
- the LOC129790085 gene encoding holotricin-3-like, which produces MKFFVVFTVAVVFAAFAVAAPSAEEVEAEATALSSAEATDDEVVRAKKSTYGHHGGHESHGYGHHGGHHGGHGYGHHGGHHGGHGYAHAGPAKSYAYHSPAPHVPCGHNLLFGCHPSVAPVPCAAHHGYGHHHGGYGHHGY
- the LOC129790084 gene encoding trypsin-4-like isoform X2: MNSIQWSALCNNLKFLPKPISDGRIVGGYEVNIEDFPFQVSLQLSRRHICGGSIISERYILTAAHCTSGSSANKFRVRTGSSYHGKEGNYAKVKNIIEHPDYNSETVDYDFSIVELDKPLKFNEKCNAIKLPSQDEDVEDETLLVVSGWGETQNTNETNAKLRAVVVPKVNQENCNKAYSVYGGITDRMICAGFEQGGKDACQGEYFRLLCILCL
- the LOC129790084 gene encoding trypsin-4-like isoform X1, with translation MIRFLIIICALLGSALCNNLKFLPKPISDGRIVGGYEVNIEDFPFQVSLQLSRRHICGGSIISERYILTAAHCTSGSSANKFRVRTGSSYHGKEGNYAKVKNIIEHPDYNSETVDYDFSIVELDKPLKFNEKCNAIKLPSQDEDVEDETLLVVSGWGETQNTNETNAKLRAVVVPKVNQENCNKAYSVYGGITDRMICAGFEQGGKDACQGEYFRLLCILCL